One Oncorhynchus keta strain PuntledgeMale-10-30-2019 chromosome 34, Oket_V2, whole genome shotgun sequence genomic window, AACATGACGCTGAAGACATGAACCAGAAATGCTGGGGATTGAATATCCTATATTAGAATGGGTTGCAAACCTTATTCTTAGGAGAATGAATGCACAGTGCAATCAAACCCACATTGCAGTATTTACACTCCTATGCAAACATACCTTTTCTTACTTTCTCTAAATTCACAGAAATGTTTGTACACTGTGGAGCCATCTGCATCCTTAACTCCTCCTACAGGGCTCAGCGTTAGCTTACAAGTGCTCGCCAATGGCTTCTTCATCAAATGTATTGCAAGTAAATCAAATAATCTCAAAACCTAGTTACAAATACAATGTTATCGTTCTAAAATAAACAAGTAATAACCGTTAATATTAATATAAATGCATAAAACAAGACATATCATGAGAGAACACCAAGAGAACAGAGGGGCGCTTGACTACCGCCTCCTTCCACGTCCtcgtcccctccctctcccccgttTGGGGGTCGTTGTGACCTTAGTTGAAGCCTTCTCCGTTTCCTCTGTATCATCCACTGTTATCTGTTCTCCCTCCCCTGAATCCAGCTCCTCCTCCACTTTAACCAGAATGGTGTCTTCCGGAAATGGGAcgtcctcctccccttccactTTGTCCTCCTCCACAACTCTCTCCTCGGTCTCGTGTTGTTTTTCCATTTGGACCACCTCCTCTTCTGCCTCCTGGACACCTGTGCAGGTAGAACCAGTAGCATTGCTGGTATTGTTGCTCTGTTGTTGCTCTATGGCTTCCTCTAGTCGGAGGCGGTACTGCTCAGCCTCCTGCTCCTTCTGTAGGAGCTGTGTACGGTACTCCTGGGCCTTTCGGTTGGCCTCCTGCAACTGCTTCTGGAGCTGCTCCCGACTGCTGTCCCCCGACTTCGCTTTCTGAGAACAATGGACACACACAGTAAGAGGAGAGAAACTATTTCAGAATATTATGCAAAGCAACAAAAAATGGGGACCTTTACTGACCTTGTCTTTGGGTCTGGTTAGGATGGCTGCAGGCTCTATTCTCCTCTTGCGTGCAGGAGAGGGATAAGGCTCCTGTTCCACCACCTCCTCTGTGATCTGACCAGCCGGGACTGCCACCACTACAGAAACAAAACACAAACTCATGAATGCATTCAATTTAATGTCTTGAAAAAGGCTGACATGAGCACAAGTAAAATCTATATAAACATACACTCATTggcagtttattaggtacacatATCTAGTACCGGGTTGACACCCCTCTGCCTCCAGAACAGTCTGAATTCTTCAGGGCATGGATTCTACTAAGTTGTGGCGTTCAaatgttgctcaattggtatcaagggacctatcAATAAGCTTTTTCTTGTTTAtaagctgataggagtggaacccggtgtggtcgtcttcTGCAATAgtccatccgtgacaaggatcgACAAGTTGTGCATTCCGAGAAGCCGTTCTGCACTTTTATTTGCCTGTTTGAGGcctgcctgttagcttgcacgattcttgccattatCCTTCGACCTTTCTCATCAACAAGTTTTTGTCCACAGGACTGCAGCTAACTGGATGTTTTGTTTGTTGCACTATTCTCTGTAAACCCTAAATACGGTcatgcgtgaaaagcccaggaaaAGCCATTTCTGAAATACTGGAACTGGTGAGCCTGGCACCGACAATCATACCATGCTCAAAGTAGCATAGGTCACTCATTTTACCCATTCTAACAgtcaatcaaacagtaactgaatgccccGATGCCTGTCGACCTGCTTTTCAAAGCAAGTTACAGCGACCTGACTTACTGTTtgtaggagcgaaccattttcGTGAACGGGTGATATGCCTAATAAACTGGTCACTGAGTGTATATATAGATGTGGTTTCCTACTTACTTTGCTGCCCCTGCATAGTGACAAAGAACTGCTGCCCAAGTCCCGCTGGCTGCAAGTTGCCGTGTTGGTCCGTCACGATGGTGATGACCCTCTGACCTCCATCGCCCACTACATGCTGAATGGCCGAATCCACAGAATCTGCAGCGATTGCATCCTCAGATTTGCCTGTGGGAAAGATACTTACCATTGCAGTCTAAGAACTATAATACAgatctgagttaaccctaacgcACAGAGTTATCATTTTATAGAATATGATATAGATCAAAGTACTATTAATTGTAACATGAGTAGCTCAGAATAATTTGTAGTGTTATCCTCATGGTTATGCATAGACATCACTTACCTGCATTTTTACCCATGGGACCTGAGGCTTCTGCCAGGGCTGCCAGTGTTGCCAGGACTGAGGTGGTAGAGACAGATTCTCCTGGAATAATAAGACAATGAAAAACCTCAATCAAGTCATCCCATTTAAAAGTGTCTTGGGTGACGTCAGGTGGTAACTAAGGTTCCCCATTTATATAAATGATAAATGTCAGCGAGTTATATTTGATATACCTCTAGTTAATTTGTACCCAACTTACTGTAACCTGTGCTCCAGTTGCCCATACCTGACTTGGCGGTGGTGTTGACGAGGTCAGAGAGGTTCACGACCCCAGCAGAGGAGATGATGAACTGGGGCTCGGGGTTCATGTTCACTTGGTTCTGCATGCCATCCTGTGTACATACATAATACACAGATACAGTTCCTCCCACATACTGGGCAAACAGTTTAACCTTCAGGGCCTCAACACGTGTCACATAAACCAGTGATAAGAACACATACTTGCACGTGTTtagataaaaaataataataatctgtgtTCACTTCCCTTCTTATACAGACATAAGGGCATTTTTGTGAAAACAAATGATCAGAGCCATATAAAAACAACACACAGTCCCTTCACCTGTAACAGTATCATGAGCTCAGTGTTGCTGGTATCCATGGCGATGTCAAAGGGCGTCTTGTCAAACTTGCTGAGGGAGTGGACGTCTGCTCCATATTTGAGCAGCAGCTCTGCCACCTCTCTGTGACCGTGCTGAGCCGCCCAATGCAGGGCTGTCATCTTCAGCATGTCCTTAGCATTGATGTCCGCTCCGCTCTGCTAGGGAGCACAGCACGCCCCCCCCCCCAGTGGTGGGAAAGAGATAGGAAGgtgagacaggtagcctagaTTCCAAAATGTGGGTGGTGAACAGTCAACATGAAAAAAATTACATTTGTTTGTCAGTCACTTTATTAAAATATAACGATTATGTTTTTCATATAAACAGCTGAATACTGTCAGCTTTACATTTGGTTGCCCTTACACTGACTAGCAGCTCCACTATATTAGAGTGGCCCTCTGTGGCCGCCATGTGGAGTGGGGTCCTGTCCACTTTGGTCCGGGCATCCCTGCTAACGCCTGCTCGGAGAAGCACCTCAGCCGTGGAGTGGTGTCCGTACTGAGCCGCTAGATGGAGCGGGGATGTCCCCAGCTAGAACACACAGTTTGGTTTATGAGAACCCAGTCCCTACAACACTGTGTCTGGATTGTGTGAAAGAAGCCAGCACTGCAACATAGGTAGATTTGTGATGTACCGCAAGAGATCTGAGGAACAATATCTCTGTGTTAGGCTACATGCGGTGTGAAATCATAAATTGTGTAGATGGGAGTATCCCTACAGTGAGACCCTTACCCAATCAGTGGTGAAGGGAGCTCCATTGACCATGAGGGTCCTGACATCATCATCCAGCCCTGCCCGTGCAGCCTCCAGCAGCCGCTTCCCCAGGTCCACCAGTGACATCtactgggagagagaaagagtgcttTTGCGTAAGAATGTCAAAACAATAAGACAAATCCCTTGAGTGAATAGAAGCCAGGCACTGCTAAAAACAAAAGTCTCTAGAGAAAGGTTTTTGCTGCCAAAATAAAATTGTTTATGCTCTGCGAAACATGTTGCATCaatgtgtgttattggtgtaatGTTGATGGTTGTATTGAAGGAAAAATTGCAGTACTGGGAAATATTCCGTTTGTGTAAATTTGAAGCAATCGTAGTCAGAACCCATGTGAAATTGTGGCAGCAATAAGAACCAACTTGGCAAAAGTGAAATGATTTATTTAGCTAAAATACAGTGTCAAATCACAGGCTAGCTGAAGAAACACTGACTGAATTATCGCACAGTTCAATTAGCTGGGCTTGAACTTTTCTCGTTAGCTAGTAATACATATAATAATGTAACAATCAACAATATAAGCTTTGATACTTGGTTGGTGGTATGTTCCGGTGGAAGTCGAATATGAAACTACGGATTGCAAAGTGGGCACCAAATCTGTCTACTTCCACATCCGCACTATTATTGCTAGCTAGTTACTAGCATTCAGAACTGAAGATGGCTTTGATTTTCACAAAACTTCAAAGAGCATATCCCCGACACATAATCAATAACATCTTAATAGTATTTCGCGTTGGAGTTTTGGGTATTTAGCTACAGTGTAAGATAGCTAATAATGTTAATGGCTCAGTTTTAAAAGTAGCTAGCTCGTTAGCTAGCTATCAAACGTTAAGCTATGTTTGCagagcttctttttttttacacgGTTTGTTGATATTTAGCTACAGCTAACAATGGATTAGGTTTAAGTGTAGCTTACCTTAGCTAGTCGTTCGCTAAAAGTGCAACTCTTCTAATTTCTGCCGCCGAATGTGTGTTTATTACACTTTCGTAACTTCTACACAGCTAAACAAacataatatttatattttttgcagAATCAAATATGGCGGCCAGGCACACCGGACGTGGTAATAGTATGTAGTGTGCACCAAAAAATGTTCCACAAATGTTCCCACGCTCAAACATGATAAGAGACACGAGTATATCTTATGTAAAGTGATACTAATATGTAATGTAGTTATTGCCCAACCAAAGACACTGAATATAGCTAGATGTTTCAAATTCAAACCTCTGGTGAAACAACTAGTCTGATCTAATATAGTGAACTACATTTCCCATAAATGTTTGCGCACTGGAACATTCCTTCTGGCGTCACGTCCCTTAGCATCCATCGTTTCCTGTTGAAGTGTAAATGGAGACATGACACAGTTGTTTGGGAATTATAAGAAACAATATAGTGTACATCCACTGAATTCAAAACTGCTGAAGTGATATTTAAATAGTCACTTGAACTCAGGCTCGGTGCAGTCGCTGGCAGCGATGGAGGCGGTCCCCCGTATGCCAATGATCTGGCTGGATCTGAAAGAGGCAGGGGAGTTTGAGTTCAGCCCGTCCGTGAGGCAGGTGAGATGGGTGAGGGAGTGGGATAACCGGGCACTGTCGGGCGGTTGAGATCGGAAGTCAAGCAGGCGAGGATTAAGATAATCATACGTATCGAGCACATCTTGACTGTTATTAGCCTGACGCATCAAGTAaaggtagttagctagctagtattGGGTTAGCTGTGTCAGCCATGACAATCGCCTTTGTTTACAGTTAGCTAAGTTGATAATTAGTTAGCTATTTATGTCAACATGTAGTTTATGTGCAGATACCCCAGTCACAACAAATACATAGTCTTTAAAATAATGATGTCATTGTCACATGCACCCTGAACCAGTTTGCTTTGATATAGAGATAAGTCTGGCAGGGGGGGTGAAAAATAGCCAAGACATTCAGAAATTAGTGCTGGAATGAGTTCAAATTAGAGAACAGCAGAGTAACGTTAGGTGAAGGGTCATATTAGAGCCAGGGAAAACTGCCCTAGTCATCATAACCTATGTCTGAGGAAATTCTCCCTCACAATATTTATCGAGAAATATTGCAAAGTAACACACCCACCACAATTACGTTTTATACCTTACTATCCAATCTCCTTTCTTCCACCTCCGCCTCATGCGCCAGATATTACTAGAGGACTTTTGCCCTCTGACGGTTACGATTTTTATTATAGCAGCGACAGATTTTATCTGGAAATTAAATTAAGCATAACAGTCCATGGAAAAGTAATGGAAATAAGGAGAAAGACAGCCCAGAGAATAATGAAGAGAGAATAGGAGTTCCATTGTTTAGGCtagtgtaacagatgtgaaatggctagctagttagcggggtccgcgctaatagtgtttcaatcggtgacgtcactagctctgagaccttgaagtagttgtttcccttgctgtGCAAGGGCCTCggattttgtggagcgataggtaacgatgcttcgtgggaggaagttgttgatgtgtgcagagggtccctggctcaagcccaggtaggggcgaggagagggacgggagctatactgttacactagcagTGCAGCTGGAGTACAATACATATAGACAACCGTGtgtaatgtatttggctacggctGACAAATATATTTTGTTGAAGACGGATATTATGTTGGAGGCATTTGTGTGCGTGGCTTGTAATAAGGACAAATAATGGTCTTGTTTATCTCCAGACTGTGGCTCCAGTGAGTCTGACTATAAGTAGCTGCTTATTAGAGAGGCTCATCACTGACTGGAGAATACTTACCACAGCAAGGCATGATGGGATTGCTCCAGAGCCATTTGGAGGCCAACTCCTCCCAGTCCAGCCAACAGGGTCATAGATAACCGTGACAAGGGAATGTTGATAAGATTCGGTTCAATGTTAAAATAGATTGACTATGTATTTGTCATCCAGGTTAAAATTGAGCAGATTACATGTGATGCACgtacattgcattcggaaagtattcagacccttagactttttccacgttttgttaagttacagccttattctaaaatggatgataGTGTTTTTTTCATACAATCGACACACAGTACCCAaaaattacaaagcaaaaacaggtttagatatttttgcaaatgtatgaaaacccttaaatatcacatttccataagtattcagaccctttactcactactttgttgaaacacctttggcagtgattacagcctcgagttttCTTAGGTatgaagtccgggctctggctgggccagtcaaggacattgcaaagccactcctgcgttgtcttggctgcatgcttagggtcgttgttctgttggaaggtgaaccttcgcccccagtctgagatcctgagcactctggagcaggttttcatcaaggatctgtgtactttgctccgttcatctttccctcgatcctggctagtttccctgtcgctgaaaaacataatgtaatggaataaatggaatggtatcaaacatcaAATATATGGAAACCACATATTGGACTCCTTTCCACTATTCCATTTCAGCCAATACAATGAGCCCTTCCTCCTAtatctcctcccaccagcctcctctggctaAAACGTAGATCTAACGTGGATTGGAATGAATTCCGGCTTTAGGCCAACTGAAGACCCACaaaaaataaaacactgattGTCTGGGAGATTTAGGTTAATTTCCTTTGTCCACACAAATAGGTGTAGACCTAGTCTTTTTTTTATTGCTTGGATTATGGATTCATTATGAATGTTAGTGCTAAACTTGTGCTGGATCCCGCTGGAACAATGAGATGGTGGCGATGCAGGGCAGCATATTGAAGttacttaggaactgtgcacactttggagagttgtgtggccacttggagacaccagtttgaCCTCTCATTCAAACCCTTGTAATGATTTTGTTTTATATTGCATCAGTCTCAAATATGCATTATTattatgttactgaatgtatccagagtatttccAGATTTCATAATCAACAAATGCTGTGAAAAGTACAGCAGATATAAAATGCACttaaaatcaacagtgtaatgtttgagTCTTGTCAGGTGAAGTGGTGTGTCCTCACCTTCTGATAATGGCCTCATCTCCACCCTGAAACCTTTGATCCAAATGACAAATATGAACTTACTATAGTCTTTCTGTCTGTTGCGatgttgtcttgtgtgaattCCACTGATGATCTGTTGTAGCCTATGCACACACAGTATGTTCCACCTTTTTATTATTGTAAAACCAATATGATTGGCAGAAACTGTGGGACAGCCTTTTATCTCAGACGTTGATGCAAAAAACAGTTTAACACTGATTTGATAGTCAATTGGTTGCCAAAAAGGTACCagaattttttatattttttttagaaTTTCTCAGACCCTTGCAGTAGAACAAACATGCTTTAAACTCTGGAATCGTCCAACAATTATGCCGAATAAAACCATCAACCATCTATGCAGGTACTATGTACTATAGGTTTTCTATATGAATGGTGTCTGGTAAACATAGAATCACCATTGCTTGAATGCACTATAGTCATACACCACCCACCCTACACAAATCCAGGGACTCTCTCAGGCCATGAGCGATGTGGACAACTAAATATTTATGTACAAGCCTGCATGGTTCTCCCCAGGATTCTTTTGACAATGTGAGGGCCATTCAGTTTGCTGTGCTTCTTATAGGCCTACATTTCCCTTTAATCAACTCTCTAGGCCTAATTGAATGTTCTAGTGTTGGGACAACAATATTCCCCCAAAtctacaataccagtcaaaagtttggactcacctactcattccaggatttttctttatgtttattattttctacattgtagaataatactgaagacatcacaactataaaataacacatgtggaatcatgtagtaaccaaaaagtgttaaacaaatctaaatatattttagtttcttcaaagtagccaccctttgcattgatgacagcttggcacactctcgaccagtttcatgaggtagtcacctggaacgcttttctaacagtcttgaaggagttcccacatatgctaagcacttgttggctgcttgtccttcactctgcggtcgaactcatcccaaaccatctcaattgggttgaggtctgatgattgtggaggccaggtcatctgatgcagcacttcatcactttccttggtcaaatagccctaacacagcctgaaggtgtgttttggttcattgccctgttgaaaaacactaagcgcaaaccagatgagatggcgtatcgctgcagaatgctgtggtaggcatgttggttaagtgtgcctttgcattctaaataaatcactgacagtgtcaccatcaaagcacctcaacaccacctcctccatgcttcacagtgggagcCACACATGCTCCCACTCCCACAGATCATCCGTTCAAGAAGAAGTTTGTTGTGCTTCTTGTAGGCATACATTTTCCTCTAATCAACTCTCTAggcctactctgcgtctcacaaagaccatggttggaaccaaaaaatctcaaatttggactcatcagactaaaggacagatttccaccggtataatgtctattgctcgtgtttcttggcccaagcaagtctcttcttcttattggtgtcctttaatagtggtttctttgtggcaatttgaccacgaaggcctaatttcatacagtctcctctgaacagttgatgttgagatgtgtctgttacttgaactctgtgaagcatttatttgggctgcaatttctgaggctggtaactctaatgaacttgtcctctgcagcagaggtaactctgggtcttcctttcctgtggtggtcctcatgagagccagtttcatcatagcccttgatggtttttgtgactgcacttgactgcactttcaaagttcttgaatgttccgtattgactgactttcatgtcttaaagtaatgatggactgttgtttctctttgcttatttcttggcttattttagctgttcttgccgtaatatggacttggtatttgaccaaatagggctatcttctgtattccacccctaccttgtcacaacacaactgattggctcaaacgtattaagaaggaaagaaattccacaaatgaacttttaacaagacacacctgttatttgaaatgcattccaagtgactacctcatgaagctggttgagagaatgccaagaatgtacaacgctgtcatcaaggcaaagggtggctactttgaagaatctcaaatataaaatatatttggatttgtttaacactttttttggttactacatgattccatatgtgttatttcatacttttgatgtcttcattattattctacaatgtagaaaatagtttaaaaaataaagaaaaacctttgaatgagtagttgtgtccaaacttttgattggtattGTAAATCTATTTCTGATTGAATGAATAGACCTtattggttaaataaaggttatttgCTGTGCTCCCAATGGCCCTTCTTATCTGCTTCCCTCTGTCCTTTCAGTTCATCCTGAAGAACTATGGGGAGAATCCAGACAGCTATAATGAACAGCTGAAGAAGctggagacactgagacaggtaTGAACTGAGCGAGTTGTGCTATGCAAATGTCATATGTTGTGATTTATTTGTTATGTCGGTCATATACTATACTTTCTTTCTATCCTATAATAAGTAAGTGTTTGTGGCAGGGTGCGGTGAATGTGACACGGGACTTTGAGGGCTGCAGCATTTTGAGGAAGTACTTTGGGCAGCTGCACTACCTCCAGAGCCGTGTGCCTCTGGGGCCTGGGCAGGAAGCAGCAGTACCCATCTCATGGTATGAGGCAATGAAGTACACATAGGAGCCCTATCTTTACACACTTACCCATGAGATCCTTATCATACACACACTGGCTTTCATAAACTCTACAACAGACAGCTATGAAAAGACCGGAAGAACACaaggtaacactttatttggatagtctgtcgagcatctacagatggactatctactaaccctaacattaacccttatcctaaccctaaacttaaccctagccctaactttaactcttaccctaacccttattctgaACCATCCCTAACTGTAACCGTAGCAAGCATTTGCTTATGAACAGATCTacagagcatctacagatggacaatctggactatccaaataaagtgtgagcgaacacacacacacactttcataaGCTCTCCCTACCATACGCGTAGACACACACCCTCAGGTATGCAATACAGTGTGTCACCAATTTCATTCTCTCTTACCAGGACAGAAATATTTTCTGGAAAAACAgttactatgaaacaaagatgaaTGATAGTAAAAGGGTTTGGATCACTTTACTTTACATTACATTTTGGGCGAACTCGGCTCCATCCTTTATTGAATCAGGTGGCTCAATCATCACAAAACCCAccgatattgccaactacttaaattgttttttcattggcaagattagcaaactttgGCATGACATGCCAACAAACAATTCTGAACTTACACATCCATGCATAACTGACCAAataatgaaagacaagcattgtcatTCTGTAAAGTGAGTATGGAAGAGGTGAAACaaatattgttgtctatcaacaatggcAAGCCACCTGgttctgacaacttggatggaaaattactggggataatagcggacgatattgccgCCCCTATTTGCCATCTTGTCAATCTAAGCCTACAGGAAAGTGTGTTTCCTCagacctggagggaagcaaaagtcattctgcTCCCCAAGAACAGCAAAGCACCCTTTACTGGCTAAaacagccaaccaatcagcc contains:
- the LOC118367504 gene encoding GA-binding protein subunit beta-1-like isoform X1, giving the protein MSLVDLGKRLLEAARAGLDDDVRTLMVNGAPFTTDWLGTSPLHLAAQYGHHSTAEVLLRAGVSRDARTKVDRTPLHMAATEGHSNIVELLVSSGADINAKDMLKMTALHWAAQHGHREVAELLLKYGADVHSLSKFDKTPFDIAMDTSNTELMILLQDGMQNQVNMNPEPQFIISSAGVVNLSDLVNTTAKSGMGNWSTGYRESVSTTSVLATLAALAEASGPMGKNAGKSEDAIAADSVDSAIQHVVGDGGQRVITIVTDQHGNLQPAGLGQQFFVTMQGQQMVAVPAGQITEEVVEQEPYPSPARKRRIEPAAILTRPKDKKAKSGDSSREQLQKQLQEANRKAQEYRTQLLQKEQEAEQYRLRLEEAIEQQQSNNTSNATGSTCTGVQEAEEEVVQMEKQHETEERVVEEDKVEGEEDVPFPEDTILVKVEEELDSGEGEQITVDDTEETEKASTKVTTTPKRGRGRGRGRGRRR
- the LOC118367504 gene encoding GA-binding protein subunit beta-1-like isoform X2: MSLVDLGKRLLEAARAGLDDDVRTLMVNGAPFTTDWLGTSPLHLAAQYGHHSTAEVLLRAGVSRDARTKVDRTPLHMAATEGHSNIVELLVSQSGADINAKDMLKMTALHWAAQHGHREVAELLLKYGADVHSLSKFDKTPFDIAMDTSNTELMILLQDGMQNQVNMNPEPQFIISSAGVVNLSDLVNTTAKSGESVSTTSVLATLAALAEASGPMGKNAGKSEDAIAADSVDSAIQHVVGDGGQRVITIVTDQHGNLQPAGLGQQFFVTMQGQQMVAVPAGQITEEVVEQEPYPSPARKRRIEPAAILTRPKDKKAKSGDSSREQLQKQLQEANRKAQEYRTQLLQKEQEAEQYRLRLEEAIEQQQSNNTSNATGSTCTGVQEAEEEVVQMEKQHETEERVVEEDKVEGEEDVPFPEDTILVKVEEELDSGEGEQITVDDTEETEKASTKVTTTPKRGRGRGRGRGRRR
- the LOC118367504 gene encoding GA-binding protein subunit beta-1-like isoform X3; this translates as MSLVDLGKRLLEAARAGLDDDVRTLMVNGAPFTTDWLGTSPLHLAAQYGHHSTAEVLLRAGVSRDARTKVDRTPLHMAATEGHSNIVELLVSQSGADINAKDMLKMTALHWAAQHGHREVAELLLKYGADVHSLSKFDKTPFDIAMDTSNTELMILLQDGMQNQVNMNPEPQFIISSAGVVNLSDLVNTTAKSGMGNWSTGYRESVSTTSVLATLAALAEASGPMGKNAGKSEDAIAADSVDSAIQHVVGDGGQRVITIVTDQHGNLQPAGLGQQFFVTMQGQQMVAVPAGQITEEVVEQEPYPSPARKRRIEPAAILTRPKDKKAKSGDSSREQLQKQLQEANRKAQEYRTQLLQKEQEAEQYRLRLEEAIEQQQSNNTSNATGSTCTGVQEAEEEVVQMEKQHETEERVVEEDKVEGEEDVPFPEDTILVKVEEELDSGEGEQITVDDTEETEKASTKVTTTPKRGRGRGRGRGRRR